The following are encoded together in the Streptomyces sp. NBC_00358 genome:
- the hmgA gene encoding homogentisate 1,2-dioxygenase, which produces MSGDARKTAEGLAYLSGFGNEHSSEAAPGALPHGRNAPQRAPLGLYAEQLSGSAFTEPRASNRRSWLYRIRPSAAHPAFTRTDNGTLRTAPFTESVPDPNRLRWNPLPEPPAGTDFLAGLWTLGGNGDAAQRTGMAVHLYHANSSMERVFSDADGELLIVPERGGLLLRTEFGLLHVEPGQVALIPRGVRFRVELLDTAPEGGRSRGARGYVCENYGAPFQLPDLGPIGANGLANARDFLAPVAAYEDVEGPVEVVNKFCGNLWTATYGHSPLDVVAWHGNHVPYIYDLHRFNVIGSISYDHPDPSIFTVLTSPSDTPGLAGVDFVVFAPRWLVGEDTFRPPYFHRNVMSEYMGLVEGAYDAKAEGFVPGGGSLHNMMSAHGPDQETFERASAAELKPQKIDDGLAFMFETRWPVTATAQAARAEHLQRGYDDVWQGLRRHFPAAD; this is translated from the coding sequence ATGAGCGGGGACGCGAGGAAGACGGCCGAAGGGCTGGCCTACCTCTCCGGATTCGGCAACGAACACAGCTCGGAGGCGGCCCCCGGGGCCCTGCCGCACGGCCGAAACGCGCCGCAGCGCGCACCGCTCGGCCTGTACGCGGAGCAGCTGAGCGGCTCCGCGTTCACCGAGCCGAGGGCGTCCAACCGGCGTTCGTGGCTGTACCGGATCCGGCCGTCGGCGGCGCACCCCGCGTTCACCCGCACCGACAACGGCACCCTGCGGACGGCGCCCTTCACGGAGTCGGTGCCCGACCCGAACCGGCTGCGCTGGAACCCGCTGCCCGAGCCCCCCGCCGGGACGGACTTCCTCGCGGGCCTGTGGACGCTCGGCGGCAACGGAGACGCCGCCCAGCGCACCGGCATGGCGGTGCACCTCTACCACGCCAACTCGTCCATGGAGCGGGTGTTCAGCGACGCCGACGGCGAGCTGCTCATCGTCCCGGAGCGCGGCGGCCTCCTGCTGCGCACCGAGTTCGGTCTGCTGCACGTGGAACCGGGCCAGGTGGCGCTGATCCCCCGTGGGGTGCGGTTCCGGGTGGAGCTGCTGGACACCGCGCCCGAGGGCGGGCGGAGCCGGGGCGCCCGGGGCTATGTGTGCGAGAACTACGGGGCGCCCTTCCAACTGCCCGACCTCGGCCCGATCGGCGCCAACGGACTGGCCAACGCCCGGGACTTCCTCGCCCCGGTCGCCGCGTACGAGGACGTCGAGGGCCCCGTCGAGGTGGTGAACAAGTTCTGCGGCAACCTCTGGACGGCGACGTACGGCCACTCGCCGCTGGACGTGGTCGCCTGGCACGGCAACCATGTGCCGTACATCTACGACCTGCACCGTTTCAATGTGATCGGCTCCATCAGCTACGACCACCCGGACCCTTCGATCTTCACGGTGCTGACGTCCCCGTCCGACACCCCGGGCCTGGCCGGTGTCGACTTCGTCGTCTTCGCGCCGCGCTGGCTGGTGGGCGAGGACACGTTCCGGCCGCCGTACTTCCACCGGAACGTGATGAGCGAGTACATGGGACTCGTCGAGGGCGCGTACGACGCGAAGGCGGAGGGCTTCGTGCCGGGCGGCGGCTCACTGCACAACATGATGTCGGCGCACGGACCGGACCAGGAGACGTTCGAGCGCGCCAGCGCCGCCGAGCTGAAGCCGCAGAAGATCGACGACGGGCTCGCGTTCATGTTCGAGACGCGCTGGCCGGTGACCGCGACGGCCCAGGCGGCACGGGCGGAGCATCTCCAGCGCGGCTACGACGACGTGTGGCAGGGCCTCCGGCGGCACTTCCCCGCGGCCGACTGA
- a CDS encoding GntR family transcriptional regulator — translation MTSFAPDSIVLNRKLPLWYQVSQSLRASILGRSPQDPLRLPTEEQLAGHYGVSVLTMRQALKELEAEGLITRHRRRGTFIEPSARRGSPVRLLGSVDAIVAQQSGMTTELLDQGKAAVPGELAEFFPDVDEVATYHRLRSDEATGEPTNHARNYLRPELADRIDREDLIRWPMTKVLRDVLGVGIGRITDTVEARLADPETARLLQVPLLSPILRYTGVIHGKDGQVLDVAVIHYRGDRFSFTVTLDAH, via the coding sequence GTGACCTCCTTCGCTCCGGACTCGATCGTCCTGAACCGCAAGCTGCCGCTCTGGTATCAGGTGTCGCAGTCCCTGCGCGCCTCGATACTCGGCCGCTCCCCCCAGGACCCGCTGCGCCTGCCCACCGAGGAGCAGCTCGCGGGACACTACGGGGTGAGCGTGCTGACCATGCGGCAGGCGCTCAAGGAGCTGGAGGCCGAGGGGCTCATCACCCGGCACCGCCGGCGGGGCACGTTCATCGAGCCGAGCGCGCGGCGGGGCTCGCCCGTGCGGCTGCTCGGCTCGGTGGACGCGATCGTGGCCCAGCAGTCGGGCATGACGACCGAGCTGCTGGACCAGGGGAAGGCGGCCGTCCCGGGCGAACTGGCCGAATTCTTCCCGGATGTGGACGAGGTGGCGACGTACCACCGGCTGCGCAGCGACGAGGCCACGGGCGAGCCGACGAACCACGCGCGCAACTACCTCCGGCCCGAGCTGGCCGACCGCATCGACCGGGAGGATCTGATCCGCTGGCCGATGACCAAGGTGCTGCGGGACGTGCTCGGAGTCGGGATCGGCCGGATCACCGACACGGTGGAGGCCAGGCTCGCGGACCCGGAGACGGCGCGCCTGCTCCAAGTGCCGCTGCTCAGCCCGATCCTGCGCTACACCGGCGTCATCCACGGCAAGGACGGGCAGGTGCTGGACGTGGCGGTCATCCACTACCGGGGCGACCGCTTCTCGTTCACGGTCACCCTCGACGCCCACTGA